A window of Micromonospora eburnea genomic DNA:
CGGTGCTCATCGCCCGGCGGAGCAGGCCGTCGGTCCGTAGCCGCCACAGCAGGTGGCCGACGACCGGGGCGGCCATGAGCCGGCCGGTGGGCCCCTGCGAGAGGAAGGCGTCCAGGCGCGGTCCGGAGTTGATGAGCGCGAGCGCGGTCACCAGGTCGCCGCGCTGCTCGGCGAGAGCGGTGGCAACCGAGCCGCCGGTGGAATGGCCGACCACCACGGCGTGCTTGACGCCGAGCAGGTCCAGCACCTGGCCGACCCGGCGTCCCTGCTCCGGGATCCCGTAGCCGGGACCGGTCGGTTTCGCCGAGCGGCCGTGCCCGAGCAGGTCGATCCGAATGACGCGATGGGACTCCGCCATGATCGGCACCACCGGGTCCCACCAGCGGGTCGACCCGGCGAGCCCGTGGATGAGCACGATCGCGGGAGCATCCTGGGGACCGTGCTGGCTCACATGGATGTTCCCGCCGTCGAGCGAAAGGGTCGATTCCACCGCAGCCTCCGCCTCCTGCCGCTCCACCAGCAACGCGTTCACCAGAAGCAACCCGACGACCACGAGAAGGATGGCCGGGCCGATGATGAGGCGTCTCCGGCGGGTGGGCTTGCTCCGTGTTGAGGAAACAGACATGAGCCCACTGTCGCCGTGCGGCTGCGCCGGCGGATTGAACAAATGTTCCGGTCAGTCGGCTCGCCTAGTGCCGCATCAGGGAACGTTTGCGTCGTGACGACGCGCCGTGCGGGTGCTGGTCCGGGCGGTGCGGTGTCGCCAGGCTGTCCGGGTGGCAGAACGGGTACGTGTACGCGAGATCGATGACGACGAGGGGCAGCGGCTGCGGCGGATCATTCGTAGAGGCACCGGTTCGGTGGTGACCTGGCGGCGAGCGCAGATGGTGCTGCTGTCCGCGCAGGGCATGTCGGTGGCGAAGATCGCCGAGGTGACGTTCACCAGCGCGGATCGGGTCCGGGACGTGATCCACAATTTCAACGCCGACGGCTTCGGCTCGCTCTACCCGAAGTACAAGGGCGGCCGGCCGAGAACGTTCACCCTGCCGGAGCGGCGTGAGATCAAGAAGATCACCAAGTCCAAGCCGGCCGAGCATGGCCTGCCGTTTTCGACCTGGAGCCTGGCCAAGCTGGCCGACTTCCTGGTCGCCGAGGGGGTGGTCGACGACATCAGCCACGAGGGCCTGCGGGTCCTGCTCCGCGAGGAGGGCGTGTCATTTCAACGGGTGAAGACCTGGAAGACCTCCCGCG
This region includes:
- a CDS encoding alpha/beta fold hydrolase, giving the protein MSVSSTRSKPTRRRRLIIGPAILLVVVGLLLVNALLVERQEAEAAVESTLSLDGGNIHVSQHGPQDAPAIVLIHGLAGSTRWWDPVVPIMAESHRVIRIDLLGHGRSAKPTGPGYGIPEQGRRVGQVLDLLGVKHAVVVGHSTGGSVATALAEQRGDLVTALALINSGPRLDAFLSQGPTGRLMAAPVVGHLLWRLRTDGLLRRAMSTGFSRPGYEIPQQLVDDVRGMTYHAFTATDQAADDYLEQRTLPDRLADLGKPLLVIFGEEDRRWRSSSAADYRTVPGAKVELLAGLGHSPMLEDPPRTAELLLAFAAAHPAREG